From the genome of Nakamurella flavida, one region includes:
- a CDS encoding glutamine amidotransferase, whose amino-acid sequence MARILFAGESWSVTSTHAKGFDTFTTTHYAEGGDAIIAAWRDGGHEVTYQPSHVAATEFPTTVEELDQWDVVVLSDIGSNTLLLPASTFQGGRKHGNRLTALRDWTLGGGGFAMIGGYLTFQGIEAKANYRTTPVADVLPIVMEIGDDRVERPDGVRPVITGEHVTVDGLAGVGEELPELLGYQRFVARPGASTLMTVDDEPLLVVGEAGRGRTLAYASDIGPHWAPTEFTDWPGFATMWQRAATWLAGQD is encoded by the coding sequence ATGGCGAGGATCTTGTTCGCAGGCGAGTCGTGGTCGGTGACCTCGACGCACGCGAAGGGCTTCGACACCTTCACCACCACCCACTACGCCGAGGGCGGCGACGCCATCATCGCGGCGTGGCGCGACGGCGGGCACGAGGTCACCTACCAGCCCTCGCACGTCGCGGCCACGGAGTTCCCGACCACCGTGGAGGAGTTGGACCAGTGGGACGTGGTGGTGCTCAGCGACATCGGCTCCAACACGCTCCTGCTGCCCGCGTCCACGTTCCAGGGCGGCCGCAAGCACGGCAACCGGCTCACCGCGCTGCGCGACTGGACGCTCGGCGGGGGCGGATTCGCCATGATCGGCGGCTACCTGACGTTCCAGGGCATCGAGGCGAAGGCCAACTACCGGACGACCCCGGTCGCCGACGTGCTCCCGATCGTCATGGAGATCGGCGACGACCGGGTGGAACGGCCGGACGGGGTGCGTCCGGTGATCACCGGGGAGCACGTGACGGTCGACGGGTTGGCCGGTGTGGGTGAGGAGCTGCCCGAGCTGCTGGGCTACCAGCGCTTCGTGGCCAGGCCGGGGGCGTCGACGCTGATGACCGTCGACGACGAGCCGCTGCTGGTGGTCGGCGAGGCCGGCCGCGGGCGGACCCTGGCCTACGCCAGCGACATCGGGCCGCACTGGGCGCCGACCGAGTTCACCGACTGGCCGGGGTTCGCCACGATGTGGCAGCGGGCGGCCACCTGGCTGGCCGGGCAGGACTGA
- a CDS encoding M20/M25/M40 family metallo-hydrolase, whose protein sequence is MSPRNDDAVLAAIEDREESTIAFLQDLLRAPSVNPWFTDAPEHLGEAAVQDVFEARLRALGADTIDRWEPSADALAHRADGPGYYPGRDFTGRPNLVAVFKGSAPTGRSVMIQGHCDVVEVGSGWTEDPFGGERKDGRIYGRGAVDMKGGMAAAIGALEALQATGVRLKEDLIVASVADEEAGGMGTLSLVDRGYRATGGAIVPEATNLNIAPLCRGILWGRVTLQGRAGHIELERKPWREGGAVDAIAYGHLLMDAIRERNAQWADNPVKNHQYLPIPCQIYVAQLAAGEFPTTYARECTITFNAQYLPGQKDAHGLGSTVKAELEELFTTFVTGDDWFDEHPPVIEWLVDADCGETADDEPVVTTTLANAQRLGLPSVLQGCMSHTDMGLQIDDGTPTINFGPGHMGVAHQADEHLLETDLLVATKVFALTIADLCGTQD, encoded by the coding sequence ATGTCACCCCGCAACGACGACGCCGTCCTCGCCGCGATCGAGGACCGCGAGGAATCGACGATCGCGTTCCTGCAGGACCTGCTGCGCGCCCCGAGCGTCAATCCCTGGTTCACCGACGCCCCCGAACACCTCGGTGAGGCCGCCGTGCAGGACGTCTTCGAGGCCCGCCTGCGGGCTCTGGGGGCCGACACCATCGACCGCTGGGAGCCCAGCGCCGACGCCCTGGCCCACCGGGCCGACGGCCCCGGCTACTACCCGGGTCGCGACTTCACCGGCCGGCCCAACCTGGTGGCCGTGTTCAAGGGCAGCGCCCCCACCGGCCGGTCGGTGATGATCCAGGGCCACTGCGACGTGGTCGAGGTCGGGTCCGGGTGGACCGAGGACCCGTTCGGCGGCGAGCGCAAGGACGGCCGGATCTACGGGCGCGGCGCGGTGGACATGAAGGGCGGGATGGCCGCGGCCATCGGCGCTCTCGAGGCGTTGCAGGCCACCGGGGTGCGCCTGAAGGAGGACCTGATCGTCGCCTCCGTGGCCGACGAGGAGGCCGGCGGCATGGGCACCCTGTCCCTGGTCGACCGCGGCTACCGGGCCACCGGCGGCGCCATCGTCCCCGAGGCCACCAACCTGAACATCGCCCCGCTCTGCCGGGGGATCCTCTGGGGTCGGGTGACCCTGCAGGGCCGGGCCGGACACATCGAACTGGAGCGCAAGCCCTGGCGGGAGGGCGGCGCGGTCGACGCCATCGCCTACGGCCACCTGCTCATGGACGCGATCCGCGAGCGGAACGCGCAGTGGGCGGACAACCCGGTGAAGAACCACCAGTACCTGCCGATCCCGTGCCAGATCTACGTGGCCCAGCTGGCCGCCGGGGAGTTCCCGACGACCTACGCCCGGGAGTGCACCATCACCTTCAACGCCCAGTACCTGCCGGGCCAGAAGGACGCCCACGGCCTGGGATCCACCGTCAAGGCCGAACTGGAGGAACTGTTCACCACCTTCGTCACCGGCGACGACTGGTTCGACGAGCACCCGCCGGTCATCGAGTGGCTGGTGGACGCCGACTGCGGCGAGACCGCCGACGACGAGCCCGTCGTCACCACCACCCTGGCCAACGCCCAGCGACTCGGCCTGCCCAGCGTCCTGCAGGGCTGCATGTCGCACACCGACATGGGTCTGCAGATCGACGACGGCACGCCGACGATCAACTTCGGCCCGGGCCACATGGGGGTGGCCCACCAGGCCGACGAGCACCTGCTGGAGACCGACCTGCTCGTCGCCACCAAGGTCTTCGCCCTCACCATCGCCGATCTCTGCGGCACCCAGGACTGA
- a CDS encoding ABC transporter permease gives MSTETDAKDVRDRPARTRFVAPAFLKDRRGALLLLIVLAMIVMSLSSPYFLQVPNLLTLMQYSAVVGILALGQTMVILGGGGGIDLSIGSIMSACSVVFGILAGEHGVSPWLAALVALVAGAVLGALNGLLITALGLPPLIVTLGTWYLYASAAQVATGGTDVSGFDRDGFTLLGQTSVLGVPFQVLCILVPLGAIMVFLTRRTAYGRNVYAVGSSDVTARLAGVPVDRIRISLYAISGTTAAVGAIVTASWLLNAKSTAGSGLELQAITIAVLGGIAITGGLGRISGVLMALVLVGILSNGLQLADVGSTFQRGLLGAVLVVSMLVRSRAEARRLVT, from the coding sequence ATGTCGACCGAGACAGACGCGAAGGACGTCAGGGATCGTCCTGCGCGGACCCGGTTCGTCGCACCGGCCTTCCTGAAGGACCGGCGGGGCGCCCTGCTCCTGCTGATCGTGCTGGCGATGATCGTGATGTCGCTCAGCTCGCCGTACTTCCTGCAGGTGCCGAACCTGCTGACGCTCATGCAGTACTCCGCCGTGGTCGGCATCCTCGCCCTGGGCCAGACGATGGTGATCCTGGGTGGGGGTGGCGGGATCGACCTGTCGATCGGGTCGATCATGTCGGCCTGCTCGGTGGTGTTCGGCATCCTGGCCGGGGAGCACGGGGTCAGCCCGTGGCTCGCGGCCCTGGTCGCCCTGGTCGCCGGGGCCGTCCTCGGGGCGCTGAACGGGCTGCTCATCACCGCGCTGGGCCTGCCTCCGCTCATCGTCACCCTGGGCACCTGGTACCTGTACGCCTCCGCCGCCCAGGTGGCCACCGGCGGCACCGACGTGTCGGGCTTCGACCGGGACGGGTTCACCCTGCTGGGCCAGACCTCGGTGCTCGGCGTGCCCTTCCAGGTGCTCTGCATCCTGGTCCCGCTGGGCGCGATCATGGTCTTCCTCACCCGCCGGACCGCCTACGGCCGCAACGTCTATGCGGTCGGCTCCAGTGATGTCACCGCCCGGCTCGCCGGTGTCCCCGTCGATCGCATCCGCATCTCGCTGTACGCGATCTCCGGGACGACGGCGGCCGTCGGCGCGATCGTCACCGCGTCCTGGCTGCTGAACGCCAAGTCCACCGCCGGGTCCGGGCTGGAGCTGCAGGCCATCACCATCGCCGTGCTCGGCGGCATCGCCATCACCGGTGGTCTGGGCCGGATCAGCGGCGTGCTCATGGCCCTGGTGCTCGTCGGCATCCTGAGCAACGGCCTGCAGCTGGCCGACGTCGGCTCCACGTTCCAGCGCGGGCTGCTCGGCGCCGTGCTCGTCGTGTCGATGCTCGTGCGCTCCCGCGCCGAGGCCCGTCGTCTCGTCACCTGA
- a CDS encoding ABC transporter permease: protein MTAVAVAAPPAARRLVVLRQIRTYLLPVLLIVEVVLFALLSPQFLTAQNWVNIATNSADLALVAAGLTLIILMAGIDVSTGFAVGLVGWFVATGMSQAYPPVLVLLVALLIGAVLGLANGLLTVRLSIPSIVATLGTSAIFQAALFFLWDSTDVFARPVFPWLSGQSRLFGIPVVALLVVAVYAVLQIVLSRTVFGRSIYAIGSNVEAAQLAGISISRVRLGAYLLLGALVGLAAVLYSARIGVVQASSGGELTMLAIAAVVVGGTSILGGEGSVLRTLGGLLFIAVLRNGVVLAGVPSLWNGVLIGLVILLAVVVNGLVIRASRERQRSV, encoded by the coding sequence ATGACCGCGGTGGCCGTCGCGGCGCCCCCCGCCGCCCGCCGACTGGTGGTGCTGCGGCAGATCCGCACGTACCTGTTGCCCGTCCTGCTGATCGTGGAGGTGGTGCTGTTCGCACTCCTCTCGCCGCAGTTCCTCACCGCGCAGAACTGGGTCAACATCGCCACCAACTCGGCCGATCTGGCCCTGGTGGCGGCCGGGCTGACGCTGATCATCCTGATGGCCGGCATCGACGTGTCGACCGGATTCGCGGTCGGGCTGGTGGGGTGGTTCGTCGCCACCGGCATGTCGCAGGCCTACCCGCCGGTGCTGGTCCTCCTGGTCGCCCTGCTGATCGGGGCGGTGCTCGGTCTGGCCAACGGCCTGCTCACGGTCCGGTTGTCGATCCCCTCGATCGTCGCCACCCTGGGCACCAGCGCGATCTTCCAGGCCGCGCTGTTCTTCCTGTGGGACTCCACCGACGTGTTCGCCCGGCCGGTGTTCCCGTGGCTCTCGGGGCAGTCGCGCCTCTTCGGCATCCCGGTCGTCGCCCTCCTCGTGGTGGCCGTCTACGCCGTCCTGCAGATCGTCCTGTCCCGCACCGTGTTCGGACGTTCGATCTACGCGATCGGTTCGAACGTGGAGGCCGCCCAGCTGGCCGGCATCTCCATCAGCCGGGTCCGGCTCGGCGCGTACCTGCTGCTGGGCGCGCTGGTCGGGCTCGCCGCGGTGTTGTACTCCGCGCGCATCGGCGTCGTGCAGGCCAGTTCCGGCGGCGAGCTGACGATGCTGGCGATCGCCGCGGTGGTGGTCGGCGGCACCTCGATCCTGGGCGGCGAGGGTTCGGTGCTGCGCACCCTCGGCGGCCTGCTGTTCATCGCCGTGCTGCGCAACGGCGTGGTGCTGGCCGGTGTCCCGTCCCTGTGGAACGGCGTGCTCATCGGCCTGGTCATCCTGCTGGCCGTCGTCGTCAACGGCCTGGTCATCCGGGCCTCCCGCGAACGTCAGAGGAGTGTGTGA
- a CDS encoding sugar ABC transporter ATP-binding protein encodes MSTTILQARGVSKRFGATQALDDVSLTLVAGERVAVMGENGAGKSTLMKVFAGVHTPDAGSMDLHGTPFAPRTPTEAILRGISTVYQEPAGFPHLSVLENLSMGRQQHTAGWLQNGRMRDEGVRLLDRIGLPARTLRRSMGELSLAEQQLVLIARAVAADPKVLILDEPTSILTDTESQRLFGLVDELVAGGVGVCFITHRFDELDRMADRFLVLRDGRLVGETTNPDRDGLLAMMGGRDLGGAPRRAAPAPAPAPTGDAPRVRSGPAIGETVLRLDGWTLAGTFEDVSLDVQAGRITGLYGLVGAGRTEIALSVLGELGHDAGTLEYLGAPMRPSGSRAALAKGIAYLPEDRKTQGILRHMTVAENVSIAALPSVTDRGVVNRRRERDLVGSWIQRIRIKTAGPAAPITSLSGGNQQKALLARLLAIDPHLLVLDEPTRGIDVATKAEIHRDIKALAAQGVAVLLISSEMSELLELADVVHTLHEGRITSVLHGTEITEQAVLRGATGVLAAASVSAVTPADTPAAAATQAAPNDPEEAR; translated from the coding sequence ATGAGCACGACCATCCTTCAGGCCCGCGGGGTCTCGAAACGGTTCGGCGCCACCCAGGCCCTGGACGACGTGTCCCTCACCCTGGTCGCCGGGGAACGGGTCGCCGTCATGGGCGAGAACGGCGCGGGCAAGTCGACCCTCATGAAGGTGTTCGCGGGTGTCCACACCCCGGACGCCGGGTCGATGGACCTGCACGGCACGCCGTTCGCCCCGCGGACGCCCACCGAGGCGATCCTGCGCGGGATCTCGACGGTGTACCAGGAGCCGGCGGGGTTCCCGCACCTGTCCGTCCTGGAGAACCTGTCCATGGGTCGGCAGCAGCACACGGCCGGGTGGCTGCAGAACGGGCGGATGCGGGACGAGGGGGTGCGACTCCTGGATCGCATCGGCCTGCCCGCTCGGACGCTGCGGCGGTCGATGGGAGAGCTGTCGCTCGCCGAGCAGCAGCTCGTGCTCATCGCCCGGGCCGTGGCCGCCGACCCCAAGGTGCTCATCCTGGACGAGCCGACCTCGATCCTCACCGACACCGAGTCCCAGCGGTTGTTCGGTCTGGTCGACGAGCTGGTGGCCGGCGGGGTCGGGGTCTGCTTCATCACCCACCGCTTCGACGAGCTCGATCGCATGGCCGACCGTTTCCTGGTCCTGCGCGACGGTCGTCTGGTCGGGGAGACCACGAACCCCGACCGGGACGGGTTGCTGGCCATGATGGGTGGCCGGGACCTGGGTGGGGCTCCGCGCCGCGCCGCTCCCGCACCGGCGCCCGCCCCGACCGGTGACGCCCCGCGCGTCCGGTCGGGGCCGGCGATCGGGGAGACCGTCCTGCGGCTCGACGGCTGGACCCTGGCCGGCACGTTCGAGGACGTCTCGCTCGACGTGCAGGCCGGCCGGATCACCGGCCTGTACGGGCTGGTCGGGGCCGGGCGCACCGAGATCGCCCTGAGCGTCCTCGGTGAGCTCGGGCACGACGCAGGGACGCTGGAGTACCTCGGTGCGCCGATGCGGCCGAGCGGCAGCCGGGCCGCCCTGGCCAAGGGCATCGCCTACCTGCCGGAGGACCGCAAGACGCAGGGCATCCTGCGGCACATGACGGTCGCCGAGAACGTCTCGATCGCGGCGCTCCCGTCGGTGACCGACCGGGGCGTGGTGAACCGTCGTCGGGAACGGGATCTGGTGGGCTCCTGGATCCAGCGGATCCGGATCAAGACCGCCGGCCCGGCGGCGCCGATCACCTCGCTGTCCGGTGGCAACCAGCAGAAGGCGCTGCTCGCCCGCCTCCTGGCCATCGATCCCCACCTCCTCGTGCTGGACGAGCCGACCCGGGGCATCGACGTGGCGACCAAGGCCGAGATCCACCGGGACATCAAGGCTCTGGCCGCCCAGGGGGTGGCCGTGCTGCTCATCTCCTCGGAGATGAGCGAGCTGCTCGAGCTCGCCGATGTCGTGCACACCCTGCACGAGGGCCGCATCACTTCCGTCCTGCACGGCACGGAGATCACCGAGCAGGCCGTGCTCCGCGGAGCCACCGGCGTGCTGGCCGCCGCGTCGGTCTCCGCTGTCACCCCCGCTGACACTCCCGCCGCCGCCGCCACCCAGGCGGCACCGAACGATCCCGAGGAGGCCCGATGA
- a CDS encoding autoinducer 2 ABC transporter substrate-binding protein, giving the protein MREDPDTMKKISALVALAAASALVLSGCSTTQSSTTASSATSASSAAGDSGAAASGDGVKVAFVSQIEGIPYFNGFKTGGEKAAQDLGITYTQTGPATTNSAEQVKILDGLVAQQYDAIAVSPLDPTSINSSIASASSAGVKMATSDADAPESERAVFVSQASDEALGGTVMDELAKATGGSGQYGIISGGADTATFNNWIKAAQDRQAAEYPGMELVGGIKYTTDTASALQEAQNLMTAFPDLKGIIAIPSTAIPGVAQAVQNAGAAGRVAVTGFGSPKTAGEFLESGAMTSTVLWDVEDLGYLTVWAMDQLVEGKPFAASNTVPGLENPVTYDESTKTLLLGDPTVFTKDNYAKYDF; this is encoded by the coding sequence ATGAGAGAGGACCCGGACACCATGAAGAAGATCTCTGCGTTGGTCGCGCTCGCGGCCGCGTCGGCCCTGGTGCTGAGCGGCTGCTCGACCACCCAGTCGTCCACGACCGCGTCCAGTGCCACGAGCGCGTCGAGCGCCGCCGGCGACTCCGGTGCGGCCGCGTCCGGTGACGGGGTCAAGGTCGCGTTCGTCTCGCAGATCGAGGGCATCCCGTACTTCAACGGGTTCAAGACCGGCGGCGAGAAGGCCGCCCAGGATCTGGGGATCACCTACACCCAGACGGGTCCGGCCACGACGAACTCCGCCGAGCAGGTCAAGATCCTCGACGGCCTGGTCGCGCAGCAGTACGACGCCATCGCCGTCTCCCCGCTGGACCCGACGTCGATCAACAGCTCGATCGCCTCCGCCTCGTCGGCCGGCGTGAAGATGGCGACCTCGGACGCCGACGCTCCGGAGTCCGAGCGCGCGGTGTTCGTCTCCCAGGCCTCCGACGAGGCACTCGGCGGCACCGTCATGGACGAGCTGGCCAAGGCCACCGGCGGCAGCGGCCAGTACGGCATCATCTCCGGCGGCGCGGACACGGCCACCTTCAACAACTGGATCAAGGCCGCGCAGGACCGGCAGGCCGCGGAGTACCCGGGCATGGAGCTGGTCGGCGGCATCAAGTACACGACCGACACCGCCAGCGCCCTGCAGGAGGCGCAGAACCTGATGACGGCGTTCCCGGACCTCAAGGGCATCATCGCCATCCCGTCGACGGCCATTCCCGGTGTGGCGCAGGCCGTCCAGAACGCGGGGGCCGCCGGTCGGGTCGCGGTCACCGGCTTCGGTTCGCCGAAGACCGCCGGTGAGTTCCTGGAGTCCGGCGCGATGACCTCCACCGTGCTGTGGGACGTCGAGGACCTGGGCTACCTGACGGTGTGGGCGATGGACCAGCTGGTCGAGGGCAAGCCGTTCGCGGCGAGCAACACGGTGCCCGGGCTGGAGAACCCGGTGACCTACGACGAGTCGACCAAGACCCTGCTGCTGGGTGATCCCACCGTGTTCACCAAGGACAACTACGCGAAGTACGACTTCTGA
- a CDS encoding LacI family DNA-binding transcriptional regulator codes for MPDGGPSATIADVARRAQVSTATVSRALSGSTAVSPDTAARVRDAALRLGYRVNPIARALRKNATGNIGLLVPSVSNPFFTMLVDEVEKHLGGTGTNLYLCTSRDDTAIEAQRLASMCDGAVDGILISPCDTVHSGPALAQAQRKVPVVQLDRSAVDVDIDWVGLDDMHALEIIVAHLAGRGVRDLALVTSNTQNSSGRLRTTATRVAAANHGVTVADVLDGEFSMEWGAQAASTLVAAGPLPAAIVCADDQIATGLLRELARLGVSVPGDVLVTGLDDIPQASFLTPSLTTVRQPVSAVAGEAVRLIRSLLQPQAEPRRSLRTSLRGELVVRDSTSR; via the coding sequence ATGCCGGACGGGGGGCCCAGCGCCACGATTGCCGACGTGGCCCGGCGGGCTCAGGTCTCCACCGCGACGGTGTCCCGGGCCCTGAGCGGCTCCACCGCGGTCAGCCCGGACACGGCGGCCCGGGTACGGGACGCGGCCCTGCGCCTGGGCTACCGGGTGAACCCGATCGCCCGCGCCCTGCGCAAGAACGCGACGGGCAACATCGGTCTGCTCGTGCCGTCGGTGTCCAACCCGTTCTTCACCATGCTGGTGGACGAGGTGGAGAAGCACCTGGGCGGCACCGGGACGAACCTCTACCTGTGCACCTCGCGCGACGACACCGCCATCGAGGCACAGCGTCTCGCGTCGATGTGCGACGGCGCGGTCGACGGCATCCTGATCAGTCCGTGCGACACCGTGCACTCCGGGCCGGCCCTCGCCCAGGCCCAGCGCAAGGTCCCGGTCGTCCAGCTCGACCGCAGCGCCGTCGACGTCGACATCGACTGGGTGGGGTTGGACGACATGCACGCGCTGGAGATCATCGTCGCCCACCTCGCCGGTCGCGGCGTCCGCGACCTCGCGCTGGTCACCTCGAATACCCAGAACTCGTCCGGGCGCCTGCGGACCACGGCGACGCGGGTCGCGGCCGCGAATCACGGCGTCACCGTCGCCGACGTGCTGGACGGCGAGTTCTCCATGGAGTGGGGGGCGCAGGCCGCATCCACCCTCGTCGCGGCCGGCCCGCTCCCGGCCGCGATCGTCTGCGCCGACGACCAGATCGCCACCGGCCTGCTGCGCGAGCTGGCCCGCCTGGGCGTCTCGGTTCCCGGTGACGTGCTGGTGACCGGCCTGGACGACATACCCCAGGCCTCCTTCCTCACCCCGTCGCTCACCACCGTCCGCCAACCGGTGTCGGCGGTCGCCGGAGAGGCGGTCCGGCTGATCCGGAGCCTGCTGCAGCCCCAGGCCGAACCGCGCCGGTCGCTGCGGACTTCCCTGCGCGGCGAGCTCGTCGTCCGCGACTCGACCTCACGCTGA
- a CDS encoding class I SAM-dependent methyltransferase, translating into MGFEVAAEAYGMFMGRYSEPLADGLVDLLPTTVTRPVLDVGCGPGAMTSRLVDRWGTGRVSAVDPSASFVGALADRIPGIDVRTGRAEALPWAADTFAVVTASLVVHFLPDPAAGFREMVRVAAPGGTVAATVWDHAGGRGPLALFWDEARALHPGVEDESGRAGTGAGQLATLARGAGLTLVADTELTVSVTYEDVEQWWRPYTLGVGPAGDHLGRLSPGDRTVLHDRCAARLPVGPFVVTATAWCVVGRR; encoded by the coding sequence ATGGGTTTCGAGGTCGCCGCCGAGGCGTACGGGATGTTCATGGGCCGCTACAGCGAGCCGCTGGCCGATGGGCTGGTGGACCTGCTGCCCACGACGGTCACGCGGCCCGTCCTGGATGTCGGGTGCGGCCCGGGCGCGATGACCAGCCGCCTCGTCGACCGGTGGGGGACCGGCCGGGTCAGCGCCGTGGACCCCTCGGCATCCTTCGTCGGGGCGCTGGCCGACCGGATCCCCGGGATCGACGTCCGGACCGGACGGGCCGAGGCGCTGCCGTGGGCCGCCGACACCTTCGCCGTCGTCACGGCGTCGCTGGTCGTGCATTTCCTGCCCGACCCGGCCGCCGGGTTCCGGGAGATGGTGCGGGTCGCCGCGCCCGGCGGGACGGTGGCCGCCACGGTGTGGGACCACGCCGGCGGCCGTGGGCCCCTCGCCCTGTTCTGGGACGAGGCCCGCGCCCTGCATCCCGGGGTCGAGGACGAGTCCGGGCGGGCCGGCACGGGAGCGGGTCAGCTGGCGACCCTCGCGCGCGGTGCCGGTCTCACCCTCGTGGCGGACACCGAGCTCACCGTGTCCGTGACCTACGAGGACGTCGAGCAGTGGTGGAGGCCGTACACCCTCGGGGTCGGTCCGGCCGGTGACCATCTGGGCCGGTTGTCGCCGGGGGACAGGACGGTGCTGCACGACCGGTGCGCCGCGCGGCTCCCCGTCGGGCCGTTCGTCGTCACCGCGACGGCCTGGTGTGTGGTCGGCCGTCGGTGA